The following coding sequences lie in one Arabidopsis thaliana chromosome 3, partial sequence genomic window:
- a CDS encoding uncharacterized protein (unknown protein; FUNCTIONS IN: molecular_function unknown; INVOLVED IN: biological_process unknown; LOCATED IN: endomembrane system; Has 30201 Blast hits to 17322 proteins in 780 species: Archae - 12; Bacteria - 1396; Metazoa - 17338; Fungi - 3422; Plants - 5037; Viruses - 0; Other Eukaryotes - 2996 (source: NCBI BLink).): MAMPLGMAMYLMRMVWFSLSGWVFTCVAIADEIAGSLRNGDIGPFHVG, encoded by the coding sequence ATGGCGATGCCGCTGGGCATGGCGATGTATCTGATGAGAATGGTTTGGTTTTCTCTGAGTGGTTGGGTTTTCACTTGCGTGGCTATCGCTGATGAGATCGCTGGTTCTCTGAGAAACGGAGATATTGGTCCTTTCCACGTCGGATGA